The following proteins are encoded in a genomic region of Dyadobacter sp. UC 10:
- a CDS encoding cob(I)yrinic acid a,c-diamide adenosyltransferase, which produces MKIYTKKGDKGTTGLFGGSRVDKDDVRIECIGTLDEANSTIGLMRVKLGSAHEWQPNLHKIQKDLMDMMSHLARPSDAKKENTNPMPVDGAAFCETWIDDLEAAMTSPSDYFLLPGGNEVSALCHMVRTQMRRGERRLVSLIKTDEVNEAVPAYINRLSDLFFTLARTEMDKAGVAEEKWQLFLYKRFKTVEK; this is translated from the coding sequence ATGAAAATCTACACGAAAAAAGGAGACAAAGGAACCACCGGCCTGTTTGGTGGAAGCAGGGTTGACAAGGACGATGTACGTATTGAGTGCATCGGAACGCTGGATGAGGCCAATTCTACGATCGGATTAATGCGTGTAAAGCTTGGTAGTGCCCATGAATGGCAGCCTAACCTGCACAAAATCCAGAAGGACCTGATGGATATGATGTCGCATTTGGCGCGACCTTCGGACGCAAAAAAAGAAAACACAAACCCGATGCCCGTTGACGGCGCAGCTTTTTGTGAAACGTGGATCGACGACCTCGAAGCTGCCATGACTTCGCCCTCTGATTATTTCCTGCTGCCGGGGGGTAACGAGGTATCTGCATTGTGCCATATGGTTCGCACACAAATGCGCCGCGGGGAGCGGAGACTGGTGTCTCTGATCAAAACAGACGAGGTGAATGAAGCGGTCCCGGCATATATTAACCGGCTTTCCGACCTTTTCTTTACCCTCGCACGTACCGAAATGGACAAAGCAGGTGTAGCCGAAGAAAAGTGGCAGCTGTTTTTATACAAGCGTTTCAAAACAGTTGAGAAATGA
- a CDS encoding phosphoenolpyruvate hydrolase family protein yields the protein MPNQWTGKGNPYTKQEVRDRLKSTLEQGKAIIAAGAGTGISAKFIEKGGADLIIIYNSGRFRMSGHGSTAGLMAYGDANAVAMEIGEFEVLPVVEEIPVICGVHGSDPRRRMWHHLLKVKEMGFSGVNNFPTHCIVDGHFRQVLEETGMGFAKEVEMVRLATMMDLFSIVYVATPDEARQMAEVGADAIVAHVGTTVGGSIGVTGAAVSMDYAVERTQAIADAGREVNPDIFFLAHGGPVNTPDDVRQILSRTDVHGFVGASSLERMGIEQSLTDLTRDFKSITLK from the coding sequence ATGCCGAACCAATGGACCGGTAAGGGAAATCCTTACACAAAACAGGAAGTAAGAGACCGCCTGAAAAGTACGCTCGAACAGGGAAAAGCAATTATCGCAGCGGGCGCGGGAACGGGGATCAGCGCCAAATTCATCGAAAAAGGCGGCGCGGACCTGATTATCATTTACAACTCAGGGAGATTCAGAATGTCGGGCCACGGCTCTACCGCCGGGTTAATGGCTTATGGCGATGCCAATGCGGTTGCAATGGAGATCGGTGAATTTGAAGTACTGCCGGTGGTGGAAGAAATCCCGGTCATATGCGGTGTCCACGGCTCGGATCCGCGGCGCAGAATGTGGCACCATTTGCTGAAAGTAAAAGAAATGGGGTTCTCGGGCGTCAATAATTTTCCTACCCACTGCATTGTCGACGGGCATTTCCGTCAGGTTTTGGAAGAAACGGGAATGGGCTTTGCCAAAGAAGTGGAAATGGTCAGACTGGCGACAATGATGGACCTGTTCTCTATCGTGTATGTGGCTACGCCCGATGAAGCGCGGCAAATGGCGGAAGTCGGCGCGGACGCGATCGTGGCGCATGTGGGCACAACCGTCGGCGGCTCCATCGGTGTAACCGGCGCGGCGGTTTCCATGGATTACGCAGTAGAACGCACGCAGGCCATCGCCGATGCGGGCCGGGAAGTCAATCCGGACATTTTTTTCCTCGCCCACGGCGGACCGGTGAATACCCCGGACGACGTGCGCCAAATACTCAGCAGAACCGACGTTCACGGTTTTGTGGGTGCATCTTCCCTCGAAAGAATGGGAATCGAACAATCGCTCACGGACCTCACGCGTGATTTCAAAAGCATTACCCTGAAATAG
- the cobC gene encoding alpha-ribazole phosphatase family protein — translation MEIYLIRHTTPLVPVGQIYGWSEVPLHTNSAEEIEAVRLNLPAQFDKVYSSPSLRCTALATKINADFVIDPRLRELHFGDWEGKTWDAVDQRTLQFWMDDYVNVCVPGGESMLQMQFRIISFWNELKKESPEKVAVISHAGVIRILLAIHNSTELKDCFDYKVNFGEIIVLHEGSQSRLV, via the coding sequence TTGGAAATTTATCTGATCCGCCATACCACGCCACTGGTACCCGTCGGGCAGATTTACGGGTGGTCAGAAGTACCTTTGCATACCAATTCCGCAGAGGAAATAGAAGCTGTCCGGCTGAACCTGCCAGCGCAATTCGATAAGGTATATTCCAGTCCGTCGCTGCGTTGCACCGCACTGGCTACTAAAATTAATGCCGACTTTGTAATCGATCCGCGTCTGAGGGAATTGCATTTTGGAGACTGGGAGGGAAAAACCTGGGACGCCGTGGACCAGCGGACGCTGCAATTTTGGATGGACGATTATGTTAATGTCTGTGTGCCGGGCGGAGAAAGTATGCTGCAAATGCAGTTCCGCATTATTTCGTTTTGGAATGAGCTAAAAAAAGAGAGTCCAGAGAAGGTTGCCGTAATCTCGCATGCCGGGGTGATCCGGATTTTACTGGCAATCCATAATTCTACTGAGCTGAAAGACTGCTTTGATTATAAGGTCAACTTTGGTGAGATCATTGTATTGCATGAAGGCTCGCAGTCCCGCCTGGTATGA
- a CDS encoding YihY/virulence factor BrkB family protein, which translates to MQRIKFILSLLKESFSEFAEDNVLKLAAALSYYTIFSLAPMLLLIISIVSIFFGREAFQGELFAQISGLVGNQAAEQVQELIKNAAITDKSNVAAAVGGITLLIGATGVFAEIQDSINYIWSIKSKPQRSWLQYLKNRLLSFSIILTLGFLLIVSLGVNAAVDLLSNRLERYFSEVSVVIFSILNVGLVLVIIAALFTVIFKILPDGHLRWKECLVGASFTSILFAIGKFAISFYLGQSDLGATYGTSASIVILLTWIYYSSIILYFGAEFTKVYARSDGVAISPNEHAVLISRHEVETAHSGGAIPEPAEKVEKAVKKSPFAMFTRFVDDKLDQIKAEFNAFAARVASPVTYYAIMALIALTMAITIILLLGQFINRALDSDYLGYLILIGSTLLVLGASLFYGKSVQKFLAKMLMRINRED; encoded by the coding sequence ATGCAACGGATCAAATTTATACTCTCTCTATTAAAGGAAAGTTTTTCAGAATTCGCTGAGGATAACGTGCTCAAACTGGCCGCGGCGCTTTCTTACTATACCATATTTTCACTGGCTCCCATGCTGCTGCTGATCATTTCGATTGTCAGCATTTTTTTCGGCCGGGAGGCTTTTCAGGGTGAATTGTTTGCACAGATCAGCGGACTGGTGGGAAACCAGGCTGCGGAGCAGGTCCAGGAGCTGATCAAAAATGCGGCGATCACAGATAAATCAAATGTAGCTGCGGCGGTCGGAGGGATTACGCTGCTCATCGGTGCCACGGGGGTTTTTGCGGAAATACAGGATTCAATCAATTATATCTGGTCTATCAAGTCGAAACCGCAGCGGAGCTGGCTGCAATATCTGAAAAACAGACTGTTGTCCTTCTCCATTATTCTCACGCTCGGGTTCCTGCTGATCGTTTCACTGGGTGTAAATGCAGCGGTGGATCTGCTCAGTAACAGGCTGGAAAGGTATTTCTCGGAGGTTTCGGTCGTAATATTTTCGATTTTAAATGTAGGTCTGGTACTGGTAATCATTGCGGCACTTTTTACGGTGATTTTCAAGATACTGCCCGACGGCCATTTACGCTGGAAAGAATGCCTCGTCGGCGCTTCGTTTACGTCCATATTGTTTGCTATCGGGAAGTTCGCGATCAGTTTCTACCTCGGTCAGTCCGACCTGGGTGCAACCTATGGAACCTCCGCATCTATTGTGATTCTCCTCACCTGGATCTATTACTCATCGATCATCCTGTATTTCGGGGCCGAGTTTACAAAGGTATATGCGAGATCCGATGGCGTCGCCATTTCTCCCAACGAGCACGCGGTGCTGATTTCGCGGCATGAGGTGGAAACTGCGCACAGCGGGGGCGCAATCCCGGAACCAGCTGAAAAGGTCGAAAAAGCTGTCAAAAAAAGTCCGTTCGCGATGTTCACCAGGTTTGTCGACGATAAGCTTGACCAGATCAAAGCCGAATTCAATGCATTTGCAGCCAGAGTTGCGTCACCGGTTACCTATTACGCAATCATGGCGCTGATCGCCTTAACGATGGCGATTACGATTATCCTGCTGCTTGGCCAGTTCATTAACCGTGCGCTCGACAGTGACTATCTGGGTTACCTGATCCTGATCGGCTCAACGTTGCTGGTACTCGGTGCCAGTCTGTTTTACGGAAAAAGCGTGCAGAAATTCCTGGCTAAGATGCTTATGCGGATCAACAGGGAGGATTGA
- a CDS encoding adenosylcobinamide-GDP ribazoletransferase, whose product MKQQATLFFTALQFYTRFPAPRWVHYKPENLNRATGYLPLIGWIVGLVAGCSWLAGAYFTNLNIGLLLSMAASVLATGAFHEDGFADVCDGFGGGWTKAKILEIMKDSRIGTYGSVGLMLLLAFKFLLLQNLALQCSDDFAILISLSISAHAWSRLMPVFVIFTQPYARSDQDSKAKPVGGGTGLDSILTGSFFALVPVLFFGWHSQSPLIFICGILPVILTFALVRYFTKWIGGYTGDCLGAIQQVSEVAFYFSITVLWKFI is encoded by the coding sequence ATGAAACAGCAAGCCACGCTTTTCTTTACCGCATTGCAATTTTATACGCGTTTCCCAGCACCGCGCTGGGTGCACTACAAACCCGAAAATCTCAATCGCGCCACCGGATATTTACCTTTAATTGGCTGGATCGTGGGCTTGGTCGCCGGATGCAGCTGGCTCGCCGGAGCGTATTTCACAAACCTGAACATCGGATTGCTGCTGTCTATGGCTGCTTCCGTTTTGGCTACAGGCGCGTTCCACGAAGATGGATTCGCTGATGTATGCGACGGTTTTGGCGGTGGCTGGACGAAAGCTAAAATTCTGGAAATCATGAAAGACAGCCGCATCGGTACTTACGGTTCGGTAGGGCTGATGCTGTTGCTCGCATTCAAATTCCTGCTCCTGCAAAATCTGGCTTTGCAATGCTCGGATGATTTCGCAATACTTATCTCGCTGTCAATCAGCGCACACGCATGGAGCAGGTTGATGCCGGTATTTGTGATTTTCACGCAACCTTATGCCAGGTCGGATCAGGATAGTAAAGCAAAACCAGTAGGCGGGGGCACGGGTCTTGACAGCATTCTGACCGGCTCATTCTTTGCATTGGTGCCGGTTTTGTTCTTTGGCTGGCATTCCCAATCGCCACTGATTTTTATCTGCGGCATATTGCCAGTTATATTGACATTCGCACTCGTGCGCTACTTCACTAAATGGATCGGTGGCTATACCGGAGACTGTCTGGGTGCAATCCAGCAGGTTTCTGAGGTCGCATTTTACTTTTCAATAACGGTACTTTGGAAATTTATCTGA
- a CDS encoding ABC transporter substrate-binding protein, giving the protein MLYERGESGYEGPPLFKEKVSIRHARGFTIDYHKNYKVVKIMSPFERTTDTMTYVLLQRGTPKPAGYHHAQIIQIPIQSLVPMSSLHIGLVGFLNAENIVTGMGNLTYVSSPKIISRINSGEIREVGKDQGLNEELLIAMHPDLVMAIGSPVSKINRYQSLKLAGIPVMVNSEWIETTPLGRAEWVKLLAALLNKEAEVNRKFGIVEKEYNRLAALAKHSKTMPSLISGINSKDAWFVPNGTSYVCRFFKDAGGSYHWADTRATGSLPLNFETVYPIALKADYWLNLGILGVRSKQELLSKDRRYADFKAFKNGNIFTHNKRHTVDGANDYWESGAVNPHLVLSDLIKILHPELLPQHEMVYYKRVE; this is encoded by the coding sequence ATGCTTTACGAAAGAGGCGAATCTGGTTACGAAGGGCCGCCGCTTTTTAAAGAAAAAGTGTCAATCCGGCATGCGAGAGGCTTTACGATTGACTACCATAAGAATTATAAAGTCGTAAAAATCATGAGTCCGTTTGAGCGTACGACGGATACCATGACTTATGTGCTGTTGCAGCGCGGGACGCCGAAACCTGCGGGTTACCATCATGCGCAAATCATCCAGATACCCATTCAAAGTCTGGTGCCTATGTCGTCCCTGCACATTGGTTTGGTGGGCTTTCTCAATGCGGAAAACATTGTCACCGGAATGGGCAACCTGACTTATGTATCTTCCCCAAAAATCATCTCCCGCATCAACTCCGGCGAGATTAGGGAAGTGGGAAAAGACCAGGGATTAAATGAGGAACTGCTTATCGCGATGCATCCGGATCTCGTGATGGCGATAGGAAGCCCCGTCTCTAAAATAAATCGATATCAGTCACTCAAACTGGCCGGGATTCCGGTAATGGTTAATTCCGAGTGGATTGAGACCACGCCGCTTGGACGTGCGGAATGGGTGAAGTTGCTGGCGGCTTTACTGAACAAGGAAGCGGAGGTTAACCGCAAATTTGGTATTGTCGAGAAGGAATATAACCGGTTGGCCGCATTGGCAAAGCATAGTAAAACAATGCCCAGCCTGATTTCGGGCATCAATTCGAAAGATGCGTGGTTTGTCCCAAACGGCACAAGCTATGTCTGCCGGTTCTTCAAGGACGCTGGCGGAAGTTATCATTGGGCAGATACGAGAGCGACCGGAAGCCTGCCGCTGAACTTCGAAACGGTATACCCCATCGCATTAAAGGCCGATTACTGGCTGAATCTGGGAATTCTCGGCGTAAGGTCAAAGCAGGAATTGCTAAGTAAGGACCGGCGCTATGCCGATTTCAAGGCATTTAAAAACGGCAATATTTTTACCCATAACAAGAGACATACGGTCGACGGTGCGAACGATTATTGGGAATCCGGGGCTGTAAACCCACATCTGGTTTTGTCGGATTTGATTAAGATCCTGCATCCAGAGTTACTGCCGCAGCATGAAATGGTTTATTATAAAAGGGTAGAGTAA
- the cobT gene encoding nicotinate-nucleotide--dimethylbenzimidazole phosphoribosyltransferase, protein MNSEIAEQIQHKIDFKTKPMGALGLLEKLAFQIAHIQGTLTPALIKPHIIVFAASHGIAASGVSAYPPEVTAQMVLNFISGGAAINVFTKQNGIELLVVDAGVDFDFGKNEKLIDAKVAFGTRSFLTGPAMSAAECQECLRRGREIVAHVHATGCNVIGFGEMGIGNTSSAAVIMSKLLNVPLADCVGKGTGLNDGQLSAKLATLTQAMQNHGDTGANPLRVLQTFGGFEIAMICGAMLEAAERGMVVLVDGFIASVAYLCAFQMHADLSLHAVFCHESTEKGHGYLLRHLNAEPILHVGMRLGEGTGCAVAYPILQSAVAFLNEMASFESAGVSNKSL, encoded by the coding sequence ATGAATTCAGAAATAGCAGAACAGATCCAGCATAAAATCGATTTCAAAACCAAGCCTATGGGCGCGTTGGGCTTGCTGGAAAAGCTGGCATTCCAGATCGCGCATATCCAGGGTACATTAACGCCGGCGCTGATAAAGCCGCATATTATTGTATTTGCGGCCAGTCACGGCATTGCAGCGAGTGGGGTAAGTGCCTATCCGCCAGAGGTTACTGCGCAAATGGTGCTGAATTTTATCAGCGGCGGCGCAGCGATCAATGTCTTTACGAAACAAAATGGCATAGAGTTGCTGGTCGTGGATGCCGGAGTCGATTTCGATTTTGGTAAAAATGAAAAGCTGATCGATGCGAAGGTGGCATTTGGGACACGGAGTTTTCTGACAGGCCCAGCGATGTCAGCGGCTGAATGTCAGGAATGCCTGCGGCGTGGCCGGGAAATTGTAGCTCATGTGCATGCGACGGGTTGCAATGTAATTGGTTTCGGGGAAATGGGTATTGGTAACACGTCCTCGGCTGCTGTGATCATGAGCAAGTTGCTGAATGTGCCGCTCGCGGATTGTGTCGGAAAAGGTACGGGTTTGAATGATGGACAGTTGTCTGCGAAACTGGCTACTTTGACTCAGGCAATGCAAAACCATGGCGATACGGGTGCGAATCCGTTGCGTGTTTTACAAACATTTGGCGGCTTCGAGATTGCGATGATATGCGGGGCGATGTTGGAGGCTGCGGAGAGGGGTATGGTGGTATTGGTCGATGGATTTATTGCTTCTGTGGCTTATTTGTGCGCTTTTCAAATGCATGCAGATCTTTCGTTACATGCTGTCTTCTGCCACGAATCCACGGAGAAGGGGCACGGATATTTACTACGGCACCTGAATGCTGAGCCAATTCTGCATGTGGGAATGCGGCTGGGCGAGGGAACAGGCTGCGCCGTTGCTTATCCGATCCTGCAAAGTGCCGTTGCGTTTTTAAATGAAATGGCAAGTTTCGAAAGTGCTGGCGTAAGCAACAAGTCGCTATGA
- a CDS encoding GH3 family domain-containing protein, whose product MAVIGELIKKAIDFTGRIISDPDPIEAQKNVLKKLLETAKLTAFGKHYHFSEILESEDIISTFQRSVPVHDYDKIYDEWWHFLLEGHQNVTWPGGQNYFALSSGTTSNSKYIPVTDEMLTCIRKAGMSEIATIGAFNLPGEFFTKQILMLGSSTDLIRKDDHQEGEISGISASNLPAWFGGFYKPGPEIAAISDWDEKVKRIAEEARNWDIGCLSGIPSWIELMLKEIISHNKLNNIHEIWPNLMVYTTGGVAFEPYRKSLEKLFAHPLIYIDTYLASEGFIAIQKRPDTSSMALFPDNGIFYEFVPFNGDNVDEDGLVKPGGTVHSLAEAEENIEYVLLISTVSGAWRYMIGDTVTITDKLRAEIKITGRTKHYLNVVGSQLSVNQMNDGLRVIEREYDVVIKEFIVAAVHRGDEYIHKWFLSCDKCPDKVKVAESLDATLSENNKNYKVARSRALKGVEVELIPEEIFYKWSEETKKKGGQVKIPRVMKEEDFLDFASFVDKNL is encoded by the coding sequence ATGGCTGTAATCGGCGAGCTTATCAAGAAAGCGATTGATTTTACCGGCAGGATCATCAGCGATCCCGATCCGATCGAAGCTCAGAAAAACGTACTCAAAAAACTGCTGGAAACGGCCAAACTTACCGCCTTCGGGAAGCATTACCATTTCTCCGAAATCCTCGAAAGCGAAGATATCATCTCCACATTTCAGCGAAGTGTCCCGGTTCACGACTACGATAAAATTTACGACGAATGGTGGCATTTCCTTCTTGAAGGACACCAGAATGTGACCTGGCCCGGCGGGCAGAACTACTTTGCGCTCAGCAGCGGCACCACAAGCAATAGTAAATACATTCCGGTAACCGACGAAATGCTGACTTGCATCCGTAAAGCGGGCATGTCGGAGATCGCCACGATCGGCGCGTTCAACCTGCCGGGTGAGTTTTTTACCAAACAAATACTCATGCTGGGCAGCAGTACCGACCTGATCCGGAAAGACGATCACCAGGAAGGCGAGATCAGCGGGATCAGCGCGAGCAACCTGCCCGCCTGGTTTGGTGGATTTTACAAGCCGGGGCCGGAAATCGCCGCAATTTCCGACTGGGACGAAAAGGTAAAAAGAATTGCGGAGGAAGCACGAAACTGGGATATTGGCTGCCTTTCGGGTATTCCGTCGTGGATCGAGTTGATGCTGAAAGAGATCATCAGTCACAATAAGCTGAACAACATACACGAAATCTGGCCCAATCTGATGGTGTACACGACCGGCGGCGTCGCATTTGAACCGTATCGGAAAAGTCTTGAAAAACTGTTTGCGCACCCGCTCATCTACATCGATACCTATCTTGCATCCGAAGGTTTCATCGCGATACAAAAACGGCCGGATACTTCTTCAATGGCGCTTTTTCCAGACAATGGGATCTTCTACGAATTTGTCCCGTTCAATGGCGACAATGTGGATGAGGATGGACTCGTCAAGCCTGGCGGGACTGTGCATTCGCTGGCTGAGGCAGAGGAAAATATCGAATATGTATTACTAATATCGACCGTTTCCGGGGCTTGGCGCTATATGATCGGCGATACCGTTACCATTACCGACAAGTTGCGGGCCGAGATTAAGATCACCGGCCGGACCAAGCATTATCTTAATGTAGTAGGCTCACAACTTTCTGTGAATCAAATGAATGACGGACTACGTGTGATTGAGCGGGAATATGATGTGGTGATTAAAGAGTTCATTGTGGCAGCTGTTCACCGCGGTGATGAATACATTCATAAATGGTTTTTGAGTTGTGATAAATGCCCGGATAAGGTGAAGGTAGCGGAGTCGCTGGACGCCACTCTATCCGAAAACAACAAAAATTACAAGGTAGCCAGGAGCCGCGCATTGAAAGGCGTGGAAGTGGAGCTGATACCGGAGGAAATATTTTACAAATGGAGTGAGGAGACAAAGAAAAAAGGTGGACAGGTAAAAATCCCGCGCGTGATGAAGGAAGAGGATTTCCTTGATTTTGCCTCATTTGTGGACAAAAACCTATGA
- a CDS encoding Tm-1-like ATP-binding domain-containing protein: MFSNEEYILILGCFDTKGDVFTFLRERIIAQQERVITINTGIFGTTDAFPVDFEADVVTAEAASDLAQLRAARDRGKAMDIMGQGAAAIVARLVEEGKVKAAIGMGGGGGTYITLAAMQQIPFGIPKLCLSTVASKDLSRQIGDKDITLMPSVVDVAGTNHILKRLVAQAAAAICAMANVPETENSETKGCVAISMFGNTTACVDKCTELLTNAGYEVLAFHATGVGGKTMEALIREGSFDAILDVTTTELADDLCGGICSAGPTRLTAATEMGLPQVVVPGCLDMVNFAHLDTVPAQYKDRQLYSWAPDVTLMRTNVEENRILGQRLAVKVSASEAPASIIIPLRGISQVDSEGGIFYQPEADTALFDAIKSSAADHVKVTEYDLHINDPAFAAHLVSNLLGLLQQKEIEKI, from the coding sequence CATTACCATCAATACGGGCATATTCGGCACGACTGACGCATTCCCCGTGGATTTTGAAGCAGATGTAGTTACTGCCGAGGCGGCAAGTGACCTCGCCCAATTACGGGCAGCCCGCGACCGGGGAAAAGCGATGGATATCATGGGACAGGGAGCCGCTGCGATTGTGGCGAGGCTGGTTGAAGAAGGAAAAGTAAAGGCGGCGATCGGAATGGGCGGCGGCGGCGGGACTTACATTACCCTCGCAGCCATGCAGCAGATCCCTTTTGGTATCCCCAAACTTTGCCTCAGTACCGTGGCCTCCAAAGACCTTTCCCGGCAGATCGGCGACAAGGATATCACGCTGATGCCGTCGGTCGTGGATGTGGCGGGGACCAACCATATTCTGAAAAGACTGGTAGCACAGGCGGCCGCGGCAATTTGCGCGATGGCGAACGTACCTGAAACCGAAAACAGCGAAACCAAAGGCTGTGTTGCGATCAGTATGTTTGGTAATACGACCGCCTGCGTGGATAAATGCACGGAGCTGCTGACCAATGCAGGTTACGAAGTGCTCGCATTTCACGCGACGGGCGTAGGCGGCAAAACCATGGAGGCGCTGATCCGGGAAGGGAGCTTTGACGCCATATTGGATGTGACGACCACTGAGCTGGCCGATGACCTTTGCGGCGGCATTTGCAGCGCGGGACCTACCCGGCTTACTGCCGCTACCGAGATGGGTTTGCCGCAGGTAGTAGTGCCCGGCTGTCTGGATATGGTCAATTTTGCCCATTTAGACACGGTACCAGCTCAATATAAAGATCGCCAGCTTTACAGCTGGGCACCGGACGTAACGCTTATGCGCACCAATGTGGAAGAAAATAGGATACTGGGACAACGGCTGGCAGTTAAGGTAAGTGCATCGGAAGCACCGGCCTCCATTATTATCCCGCTGCGTGGCATTTCACAGGTCGACTCGGAGGGCGGTATATTTTACCAGCCGGAGGCGGATACAGCTTTATTTGATGCAATCAAATCCAGTGCTGCCGATCACGTAAAAGTGACCGAATATGACCTTCATATCAATGATCCTGCATTTGCAGCGCATTTGGTTAGTAACTTGCTGGGACTTTTACAGCAAAAGGAAATCGAAAAAATTTAG
- a CDS encoding bifunctional adenosylcobinamide kinase/adenosylcobinamide-phosphate guanylyltransferase, which yields MIIYISGGARSGKSGFAQEMALKLSEKPVYVATAKVWDENFAERVARHKADRGPEWSSIEAERDIHLQPIARRTVVIDCITLWLTNLFIQYDEDMERTLTAFKADIDSISAMEGTFIIISNEIGMGVHAATEMGRKFTDLQGWANQYVATKAGEAVFMVSGLPLWLKKSS from the coding sequence ATGATCATTTATATCAGTGGCGGCGCGAGAAGCGGTAAAAGCGGATTTGCCCAGGAAATGGCCCTCAAACTGAGTGAGAAACCTGTTTATGTCGCTACGGCGAAGGTTTGGGACGAAAATTTCGCCGAACGCGTTGCGCGGCACAAGGCGGATCGCGGGCCCGAATGGTCTTCGATCGAGGCGGAGCGGGATATCCATTTGCAGCCCATCGCGCGGCGAACCGTGGTTATTGATTGCATTACGCTTTGGCTTACTAACCTGTTTATCCAGTATGACGAGGATATGGAGCGAACCTTAACAGCATTCAAAGCTGATATTGATTCCATTTCAGCAATGGAAGGCACTTTCATAATCATCTCCAACGAAATCGGAATGGGTGTACACGCCGCAACAGAAATGGGCCGGAAGTTCACCGATTTGCAGGGTTGGGCCAATCAATATGTTGCCACAAAGGCAGGAGAGGCTGTTTTTATGGTTTCCGGCCTGCCTTTATGGTTGAAAAAATCAAGCTAA
- a CDS encoding helix-turn-helix domain-containing protein, giving the protein MNIGKELLFFFSVFGAFNGLLLGLYFFFFTRKKYLVNYMLGALFFALSLRIGKSAFLYFDGKLPRIYLQIGLSACFFIGPFLYGFVSAAVKPIEKFPRSWARGLVALFMLILLVDISWPYAGYPKLWKMYIIRGIYFQWFVFIVAAGFAAKDILKKLVERTSQMKASELWIAVIYLANLLIFFLYFSSMVDAPYAPYISGAIAFSLILYLIGAMLLYRNKTDELFLIPAARPAAKRLSESDAQLWLAKLDRLMREKAVYTNADLKLGDLSKEIQISSHQLSQLLNDELGKNFTTYINEFRIEEACRILSSDYRFTLESVGYEVGFNSKSTFFTAFKKFKGVTPAVYQQQQVQPALLKRGQD; this is encoded by the coding sequence ATGAATATAGGTAAAGAGCTTTTATTCTTTTTCAGTGTTTTTGGTGCTTTCAACGGTCTGCTGCTCGGCCTCTATTTTTTCTTTTTTACCCGGAAAAAATACCTTGTCAACTACATGCTGGGAGCCCTGTTTTTCGCATTGAGCCTGCGTATAGGCAAATCCGCCTTCCTGTATTTCGACGGTAAGCTGCCCAGGATCTATCTGCAGATCGGGCTTTCCGCCTGTTTTTTTATCGGACCGTTCCTGTATGGTTTCGTTTCTGCGGCGGTAAAACCAATCGAAAAGTTTCCACGCAGCTGGGCCCGGGGCCTTGTTGCATTGTTTATGCTCATATTGCTCGTCGACATCAGCTGGCCTTACGCCGGATACCCCAAGCTCTGGAAAATGTACATTATCCGGGGTATCTATTTTCAGTGGTTTGTTTTTATAGTGGCAGCCGGCTTTGCAGCAAAGGATATTTTGAAAAAGTTAGTCGAACGGACCTCTCAAATGAAGGCTTCCGAGCTTTGGATCGCCGTTATTTACCTGGCTAATTTACTGATATTTTTCCTCTACTTTTCCTCGATGGTCGACGCACCTTACGCACCATATATCAGCGGGGCGATCGCTTTTTCACTGATACTTTACCTGATCGGGGCCATGTTGCTGTACCGGAATAAGACGGACGAACTTTTCCTGATACCGGCCGCGCGGCCGGCAGCCAAAAGGCTGAGCGAATCGGACGCACAGCTCTGGCTTGCGAAGTTGGACAGGTTAATGCGGGAAAAGGCGGTTTATACCAACGCCGATCTGAAACTGGGCGATTTGTCGAAGGAAATCCAGATCTCTTCCCACCAGCTTTCACAGCTATTAAATGATGAACTGGGCAAAAATTTTACGACCTACATCAACGAATTCCGGATCGAAGAAGCCTGTCGCATTCTTTCTTCCGATTACCGGTTTACCCTCGAATCGGTTGGGTATGAAGTTGGTTTCAATTCCAAATCCACTTTTTTTACAGCTTTCAAGAAATTCAAAGGCGTTACGCCTGCGGTTTACCAGCAACAGCAAGTGCAGCCGGCCTTGCTAAAACGCGGTCAGGACTAA